From the genome of Miscanthus floridulus cultivar M001 chromosome 10, ASM1932011v1, whole genome shotgun sequence, one region includes:
- the LOC136488947 gene encoding uncharacterized protein — MAFNDDEEPPPAKPGPARPMQQQVQLTKYHNPKAPLAPNDQKVVLELKGVSSAASRAPLDLVAVIDVSGSMERGGKLENAKKALRFITRKLTNHDRLSIVRFDHEAARVCPLRCATEAAHAELDALVGSLEPRGATNIQAGLETGLDVLRERRFSTGRAANIMLMSDGGQNEGDARKVEPGDVPVHTFGFSSGHDTTLMDAIAKKSLGGVYNFVDDESDRPTNLSETFSQVLAGLVTIIAQDLELTVTSFLDEATISKVDAGSYPVDMGTATGTGTGGSSSNSVTVRFGTLYCTEARKVIVELALKDHTAFRPYNANVADVRYRFSFAGQQVTSNPERITIRRSRRAAVAPPRQVQAEVARRQHADSIKAAMEKADGDNLEDARSILAEALKALERIADPMVDMLRKELLKLLELFKTPDAYERQGRPSAMSSVASHDRQRFTARGDAEDIRIFATRRMDTYLGQAKQPDDKPIPSADDDVQEEPPEVPQAQDMPAEPMAGKRTLAVALRLVTVVLSLLVFSIMASTRTSAWNAGRYEPYRYAVGVNVVVCFYSIVQAFAMIRPLIWPSSMSRSTSTYFSCCSLFFDQVLAYLLVSASSAAASRNHQWVSRFGTDQFSSKINIAVWFSFLGFIALSANALISMANLFSRI; from the exons ATGGCGTTCAATGATGATGAAGAGCCTCCTCCGGCGAAGCCTGGGCCGGCGAGGCCGATGCAGCAACAAGTGCAGCTCACCAAGTACCACAACCCAAAGGCGCCACTCGCCCCCAACGACCAGAAGGTGGTGCTCGAACTCAAGGGCGTCTCCTCCGCCGCCTCTAGAGCACCGCTGGACCTCGTCGCCGTCATTGACGTCAGTGGAAGCATGGAGCGTGGAGGCAAGCTCGAGAATGCTAAGAAAGCACTCCGCTTCATCACCCGGAAGCTCACCAACCATGACCGCCTCAGCATCGTCCGATTCGACCACGAGGCCGCCCGCGTGTGCCCTCTGCGCTGCGCCACCGAGGCCGCCCATGCTGAGCTCGACGCCCTCGTTGGCAGCCTCGAGCCCCGCGGCGCCACCAACATCCAGGCGGGCCTCGAGACCGGCCTCGACGTCCTCAGGGAGCGCAGGTTCTCCACCGGCCGCGCCGCCAACATCATGCTCATGTCCGACGGCGGGCAGAACGAGGGCGACGCCAGGAAGGTCGAGCCCGGCGACGTGCCCGTCCACACCTTCGGCTTCAGCTCCGGCCACGACACCACGCTGATGGACGCGATCGCGAAGAAGAGCCTTGGCGGGGTGTACAACTTCGTGGACGACGAGAGCGACAGACCCACCAACCTCTCCGAGACCTTCTCCCAGGTCCTGGCCGGCCTtgtcaccatcatcgcccaggACCTGGAGCTCACCGTCACGTCGTTCCTGGACGAGGCCACCATTAGCAAGGTGGACGCCGGTTCCTACCCTGTGGACATGGGCACCGCcacaggcacaggcacaggcggctcctcctccaactccgtCACCGTCAGGTTTGGCACCCTGTACTGCACGGAGGCGCGGAAGGTCATCGTCGAGCTCGCGCTCAAGGACCACACCGCGTTCCGCCCGTACAACGCCAACGTCGCCGACGTACGGTACAGGTTCAGCTTCGCGGGCCAGCAGGTCACCTCAAACCCCGAGCGGATTACCATACGCCGCAGCAGAAGAGCAGCCGTCGCGCCACCGCGGCAAGTGCAGGCTGAGGTGGCCCGGCGGCAGCACGCTGACTCTATCAAGGCGGCCATGGAGAAGGCGGACGGCGACAATTTGGAGGACGCGCGGAGCATACTGGCAGAGGCGCTGAAAGCGCTGGAGCGCATCGCTGACCCCATGGTGGACATGCTCCGGAAGGAGCTGCTGAAGCTTCTGGAGCTCTTCAAGACGCCGGATGCCTACGAGAGGCAGGGCCGCCCCTCTGCCATGTCCTCGGTCGCCTCCCACGACCGCCAGCGGTTCACGGCCAGGGGCGACGCCGAGGACATCCGGATCTTCGCCACGCGACGCATGGACACCTACCTCGGCCAGGCCAAGCAGCCCGATGATAAACCGATTCCATCCGCCGACGACGATGTCCAGGAAGAGCCGCCGGAGGTGCCGCAAGCGCAGGACATGCCAGCTGAGCCAATGGCCGGGAAGAGGACGCTGGCGGTGGCGCTTCGACTGGTCACGGTGGTGCTCAGCCTGCTGGTCTTCTCGATCATGGCCAGCACAAGGACGTCCGCGTGGAACGCCGGCCGCTACGAGCCGTACAG GTACGCCGTCGGAGTGAATGTGGTGGTCTGCTTCTACTCGATCGTGCAGGCATTTGCCATGATCCGGCCTCTAATCTGGCCGAGTTCTATGTCGCGGAGCACCTCAACATACTTCAGCTGCTGCAGCCTCTTCTTCGACCAG GTATTGGCGTATCTGCTGGTATCGGCTTCGTCGGCAGCTGCGTCTCGCAACCATCAGTGGGTGTCGAGGTTCGGCACGGACCAATTCAGCAGCAAGATCAACATCGCCGTGTGGTTTTCGTTCCTTGGGTTCATTGCGCTGTCCGCCAACGCGCTCATCTCCATGGCTAATCTATTCAGCAGGATCTGA
- the LOC136488950 gene encoding chalcone synthase H1-like, producing MALLCATNALRCPAPSRQLGHCHDGRRLQFAGATGANISALPASGRNIKLSTGCMPARTAAEQESLRFPMQAEGLANVLAIGTANPANCVLQEDYPDWFFRVTDSDHLTHLKTKMKKICGKTEIHKRYFHHDEELLRSHPDFLDGTLPSLDARQAIAATAVPELAAAAGANAIAEWGRPASDITHVIFCTYSATHMPGADLRLASLLGLGASVERTMLYYNGCNSGSVALRLAKDIAENNRGARVLVACAEITLVFFRAPDEARTDTLVVPALFGDGAGAVVVGSDPEAGTERPLFEMVSSAQAAIPWTEHVVSTTLGKCGLVYELSSELPSLVAANIERCLVDAWQPLALGQLMSGDWNDLFWVVHPGGRAVLDGVQDALGLDECKLKASRRVLSEYSNMSGVTIIFVLDEMRRRCRHSNGDKEDGVEDMEKESEWGAMVGFGPGLTVETMLLRAMGN from the exons ATGGCTCTCCTTTGTGCTACCAACGCATTGCGATGCCCAGCTCCATCGCGGCAGTTGGGCCATTGCCATGATGGTCGTCGTCTGCAGTTCGCCGGTGCCACCGGAGCTAACATCTCAGCTCTGCCGGCGAGCGGCCGCAACATCAAGCTTTCCACCGGCTGCATGCCGGCGAG AACCGCTGCGGAACAAGAATCACTGAGGTTTCCGATGCAAGCTGAAGGCCTGGCGAATGTGCTGGCTATCGGGACTGCCAACCCGGCCAACTGCGTACTGCAGGAGGACTACCCGGATTGGTTCTTCCGTGTCACCGACAGCGATCACCTCACCCACCTcaagaccaagatgaagaagatcT GCGGAAAAACTGAGATCCACAAACGCTATTTCCACCACGACGAAGAGCTGCTCCGCAGCCACCCGGACTTCCTCGACGGCACGCTGCCATCCCTCGACGCCCGCCAAGCTATCGCGGCCACCGCCGTGCCGGAGCTCGCCGCGGCCGCGGGGGCCAACGCGATCGCCGAGTGGGGCCGACCAGCGTCTGACATCACGCACGTCATCTTCTGCACCTACTCAGCCACCCATATGCCCGGCGCGGACCTCCGCCTCGCGTCGCTGCTGGGACTCGGAGCCAGCGTGGAGCGCACCATGCTCTACTACAACGGCTGCAACTCCGGCTCCGTCGCGCTCCGCCTCGCCAAGGACATCGCCGAGAACAACCGCGGGGCGCGCGTCCTCGTCGCCTGCGCCGAGATCACCCTCGTATTCTTCCGCGCGCCGGACGAGGCCCGCACCGACACGCTGGTGGTGCCGGCGCTGTTTGGGGACGGCGCAGGCGCTGTCGTCGTCGGCTCCGACCCGGAGGCGGGCACCGAGCGTCCGCTCTTCGAGATGGTGTCGTCGGCTCAGGCAGCCATACCGTGGACCGAGCACGTCGTCTCCACGACGCTCGGTAAGTGCGGGCTTGTCTACGAGCTTTCCAGCGAGCTGCCGTCGCTGGTTGCTGCCAACATTGAGCGATGCCTTGTGGACGCATGGCAGCCGCTGGCGCTGGGCCAGCTGATGAGTGGCGACTGGAATGACCTCTTTTGGGTGGTGCACCCCGGAGGCCGCGCCGTCTTGGATGGCGTCCAGGATGCGCTTGGTCTGGATGAGTGCAAGCTCAAAGCAAGCCGCCGGGTGCTGAGTGAGTACAGTAACATGAGTGGCGTCACCATCATCTTTGTTCTTGATGAAATGCGTCGTCGCTGCCGCCACAGCAATGGTGACAAGGAGGATGGTGTTGAGGATATGGAGAAGGAATCTGAGTGGGGAGCCATGGTGGGGTTCGGACCAGGGCTTACCGTTGAGACCATGCTGCTGCGGGCCATGGGAAATTAG